One Hordeum vulgare subsp. vulgare chromosome 4H, MorexV3_pseudomolecules_assembly, whole genome shotgun sequence DNA window includes the following coding sequences:
- the LOC123447785 gene encoding BTB/POZ domain-containing protein NPY4-like, which translates to MKHMKLGSKPDVFQTEGSNIRFVATELATDIVISIGDVKFYLHKFPLLSKSSRLQRLVASSNEESNDEVNISDIPGGASAFEICAKFCYGMIVTLNAYNVLAARCAAEYLEMFETIDKGNLIYKIDVFLTSSIFRTWKDSIIVLQSTKSLLPWSENLKVINHCIDSIASKASIDPSEVEWSYTYNRKKLQSENGVDSHWNGVRMQQMVPKDWWVEDLSELEMDLYKRVLLTIKAKGRTPAVVIGEALRAYAFRRLFGSLEDAVSNGIDCTKRRAVLESIVFLLPTEKGSVSCGFLLKLLNAACLLESGESYRNNLVKRIGTQLDGASVTDLLIPATSAETGVYNVDLIIAIVEQFMSHHSDNGKMTFQDDDEIVEVEKFASVSSTSKLTVAKLIDEYLGEIAKDPNLPVLKFIALAEMVSALSRQMHDGLYHAIDMYLKEHPSLSKSEKKRLCGLMDCKKLSQEACMHAVQNERLPLRVVVQVLFFEQVRASAASTRSDSGADLSSAAHSLLPRENGNSYGSSRSAATTTTEEEGSGVPTSSDINSFRSMRLANNCGGSERSSASSDINKNGEEKSTTGKAKVMLMPKILSKLWSGKTNIGENSSSDTSESPGSANPEEVKSTPSRNTRHSTS; encoded by the exons ATGAAGCATATGAAGCTTGGGTCGAAGCCGGATGTCTTCCAGACAGAAGGCAGCAATATCAG GTTTGTTGCAACAGAGCTGGCAACAGACATCGTTATCTCCATAGGAGATGTCAAGTTTTATCTTCACAAG TTCCCTCTTTTGTCAAAGAGTTCACGATTGCAAAGATTGGTAGCTTCAAGTAACGAGGAAAGCAATGATGAAGTGAATATATCTGACATTCCTGGTGGTGCTTCTGCATTTGAAATTTGTGCCAAGTTTTGCTACGGCATGATTGTAACACTCAATGCATACAATGTTCTTGCTGCTCGTTGCGCAGCTGAGTACCTAGAAATGTTTGAGACCATTGACAAAGGAAATCTTATCTACAAAATTGACGTGTTCTTGACATCGAGCATTTTTCGCACCTGGAAAGACTCGATCATAGTTCTGCAAAGTACAAAGTCGTTGCTGCCATGGTCTGAGAATTTGAAGGTAATCAACCACTGCATTGATTCTATTGCATCGAAGGCGTCAATTGATCCGTCAGAGGTTGAGTGGTCATACACCTACAACAGAAAAAAGCTCCAATCTGAGAATGGTGTTGATTCTCACTGGAATGGAGTCAGGATGCAACAGATGGTCCCTAAGGACTGGTGGGTTGAGGACCTTTCTGAACTTGAAATGGATTTGTACAAGCGTGTGCTCCTAACAATCAAGGCAAAGGGAAGAACACCTGCTGTAGTTATTGGAGAAGCACTAAGAGCCTATGCATTCCGACGATTGTTTGGTTCCCTTGAAGATGCTGTGAGCAATGGAATTGATTGCACAAAACGTCGTGCAGTTCTCGAAAGCATTGTATTTCTGCTGCCCACTGAAAAAGGTTCAGTGTCATGTGGTTTTCTTCTCAAGTTACTAAATGCTGCATGCTTGCTGGAATCTGGAGAGTCTTATCGTAATAACTTGGTAAAGAGAATAGGCACCCAGCTGGATGGTGCTTCAGTTACGGACCTTCTTATACCAGCAACCAGTGCCGAAACCGGTGTGTATAATGTCGACCTGATCATAGCAATAGTAGAGCAGTTCATGTCACATCACAGTGATAATGGTAAAATGACTTTTCAAGATGATGATGAAATTGTGGAAGTCGAGAAGTTTGCTTCTGTTTCCAGCACGTCAAAGCTGACGGTTGCAAAGCTGATCGATGAATATCTTGGCGAGATCGCTAAAGACCCTAACCTGCCTGTTCTGAAGTTCATTGCACTTGCTGAAATGGTGTCTGCATTGTCCCGACAAATGCATGACGGACTATACCATGCCATCGACATGTATCTAAAG GAACACCCCAGCCTATCAAAGAGCGAAAAGAAGAGATTATGTGGATTGATGGACTGCAAGAAGCTGTCACAGGAGGCCTGCATGCACGCGGTGCAGAATGAACGGCTTCCTCTGCGTGTGGTTGTGCAAGTTCTCTTCTTTGAGCAAGTCCGGGCATCAGCCGCTTCTACCAGGAGTGACTCTGGAGCCGACCTTTCATCCGCTGCTCACTCGCTTCTTCCCAGAGAGAATGGCAACTCTTATGGCAGCTCCAGGTCAGCCGCCACAACAACCACGGAAGAGGAAGGTAGTGGAGTCCCTACATCCAGCGACATCAACTCTTTCAGGTCGATGAGGCTCGCCAACAACTGCGGTGGTAGCGAGAGGAGCAGTGCCAGCAGCGACATCAACAAGAATGGCGAAGAGAAAAGCACCACCGGCAAGGCGAAAGTGATGCTGATGCCGAAGATACTAAGCAAGCTCTGGTCTGGGAAAACGAACATCGGCGAGAACAGCAGCTCGGACACGTCGGAGAGCCCCGGGTCCGCCAACCCGGAGGAGGTGAAGTCTACACCGTCACGGAACACGAGGCATTCGACGTCCTAG